In Sinorhizobium fredii, one DNA window encodes the following:
- a CDS encoding chromate resistance protein ChrB domain-containing protein — translation MSSLLEISPERLARLIGTPKCPALLDVRIDEDFEVDPRLVPGSVRRNYRNAQDWAAEIDSDSAVVICHRGKKLSYGVAAWLRNYGIAAEVLEGGFEAWAEGGHPAVPVSAIPERDASGRTVWITRARPKIDRIACPWLIRRFVDPRAVFLYVSPPEVEMVGERFAATPFDIDAPIRWSHKGELCTFDVMVEEFGLATEPLLRLAMIVRGADTARLDLAPEAPGLLAASLGLSRMYADDLEQLEAGMQLYDAFYRWCRDATEETHNWPSPKKDA, via the coding sequence ATGTCGTCACTTCTCGAAATTTCTCCCGAAAGGCTCGCCCGCCTGATCGGCACGCCGAAATGCCCTGCGCTCCTCGACGTCCGCATCGACGAGGACTTCGAGGTCGACCCACGCCTGGTGCCGGGATCGGTCCGGCGCAACTATCGCAATGCGCAGGACTGGGCTGCGGAGATCGACAGCGACTCTGCCGTCGTGATCTGCCATCGCGGCAAGAAGCTGAGCTATGGTGTTGCCGCCTGGCTGCGCAACTATGGCATTGCCGCCGAGGTGCTCGAGGGCGGTTTCGAAGCATGGGCAGAGGGCGGCCATCCGGCCGTGCCGGTATCCGCGATACCGGAGCGGGATGCCAGCGGACGCACTGTCTGGATAACGCGGGCGCGGCCGAAGATCGACCGCATTGCCTGCCCCTGGCTGATCCGCCGTTTTGTCGACCCGCGGGCGGTTTTCCTGTACGTGTCGCCGCCCGAGGTCGAAATGGTCGGCGAACGTTTCGCCGCAACCCCCTTTGACATCGATGCGCCCATCCGCTGGAGCCACAAGGGCGAGCTTTGCACCTTCGACGTAATGGTCGAGGAATTCGGTCTTGCGACGGAGCCGCTGCTGCGCCTGGCAATGATCGTGCGCGGCGCGGACACTGCCCGCCTCGACCTCGCGCCAGAAGCGCCGGGCCTGCTCGCAGCATCGCTGGGCCTGTCGCGGATGTATGCCGACGACCTCGAGCAGCTCGAGGCAGGGATGCAGCTCTATGACGCGTTCTATCGTTGGTGCCGCGACGCCACCGAGGAAACGCACAACTGGCCGTCGCCGAAAAAGGATGCTTGA
- a CDS encoding SDR family oxidoreductase translates to MNDFLNLRGKRALITAGTKGAGAATVNLFRELGAQVLTTARARPESLPEELFVEADLTTEEGCAIVADAARQRLGDVDIIVHMLGGSSAAGGGFAALSEDDWDKELSLNLFPAVRLDRLLVPDMVARGCGVVVHVTSIQRVMPLPESTTAYAAAKAALSTYSKSISKEVSPKSIRVVRVSPGWIATEASVRLAERLAKQAGTDLEGGKKIIMDALGGIPLGRPANPEEVADLIAFLASDRASSITGTEYTIDGGTVPTA, encoded by the coding sequence ATGAACGATTTTCTCAATCTTAGAGGTAAACGCGCTCTCATCACCGCTGGAACGAAAGGCGCCGGCGCTGCGACGGTCAACCTGTTTCGCGAACTCGGTGCACAGGTGCTGACGACGGCGCGGGCGCGTCCGGAAAGCCTCCCGGAAGAGTTGTTCGTAGAAGCTGACCTGACCACCGAAGAAGGATGTGCGATTGTTGCTGACGCCGCGCGTCAGCGCCTGGGTGACGTCGATATCATTGTCCATATGCTTGGAGGCTCTTCAGCAGCCGGAGGTGGCTTTGCGGCGCTATCCGAAGACGACTGGGACAAGGAGCTGTCACTCAATCTGTTTCCGGCTGTTCGACTTGACCGGCTCCTTGTCCCGGACATGGTTGCCCGAGGATGCGGGGTGGTCGTGCACGTGACATCCATCCAGAGGGTCATGCCGCTTCCGGAATCGACGACCGCGTATGCAGCGGCAAAAGCAGCGCTTTCGACTTACAGCAAGTCGATATCGAAGGAAGTTTCGCCCAAAAGTATCCGGGTCGTGCGGGTGTCGCCTGGGTGGATCGCAACGGAGGCCTCAGTGCGTTTGGCCGAGCGCTTGGCGAAGCAAGCCGGTACTGATCTGGAAGGCGGCAAGAAGATCATCATGGATGCACTGGGTGGCATTCCGCTTGGTCGGCCGGCGAATCCTGAAGAGGTCGCAGATCTGATCGCATTCCTCGCGTCCGACCGCGCGTCTTCGATCACGGGTACCGAATACACGATCGACGGAGGTACGGTGCCCACGGCGTAG
- the betI gene encoding choline-binding transcriptional repressor BetI: MRLTKISDIRKRELRRAAFEVLQREGMAGATLEKVAAQAGASKGIVLHYFANKQQLFEHAMREANAVLKDAVVRRLNRANTPFERLEAIIEGNFEDRFFQPSICHAWLSLCAEVPRDPQLARIQKVIHARMRSNLMSALIHFLPEDECETVALGITALIDGLWLRLGLQSEGLTREDALRQMRDYLSHRLPSGAA; this comes from the coding sequence ATGAGACTGACCAAGATCAGCGATATCCGAAAACGTGAACTCAGACGGGCGGCGTTCGAGGTCCTACAGCGTGAAGGCATGGCGGGGGCAACACTGGAGAAGGTCGCGGCTCAAGCAGGCGCATCGAAGGGCATCGTCCTGCACTACTTCGCCAACAAGCAGCAGTTGTTCGAGCATGCGATGCGCGAGGCAAACGCCGTATTGAAGGATGCCGTTGTGAGGCGGCTGAACCGCGCGAACACCCCGTTTGAACGACTGGAAGCAATCATCGAAGGCAATTTCGAGGACCGCTTCTTCCAGCCGTCGATCTGCCATGCCTGGCTGTCGCTCTGCGCCGAGGTGCCGCGCGACCCGCAGCTAGCGCGCATTCAAAAAGTCATTCATGCGCGGATGCGATCAAACCTTATGTCGGCGCTGATCCATTTCCTGCCGGAGGATGAATGCGAGACCGTCGCTCTTGGAATTACCGCGCTGATTGACGGACTGTGGCTGCGACTAGGTCTGCAGTCGGAGGGCCTGACACGTGAAGATGCGCTTCGCCAGATGCGCGACTATCTTTCTCATCGGCTGCCCTCCGGCGCCGCATAA
- a CDS encoding alpha/beta fold hydrolase yields MTRTTTTTVAAIAAAAISAAMPANAADTIPESQAVKNVVLVHGAFADGSGWKGVYDNLTKRGYRVTIVQNPLTSLEDDVAATRRALERQDGPVILVGHSWGGTVITETGIDPKVAGLVYVSALSPDAGETTAQQYEGFAPAAEFVIETTKDGFGYVSPAKFKAGFAHDVSDADVAFMRDAQVPINMSAFATKLENAAWRTKPSWAVIATEDKAFDQAMLIHMAERIKAKITKVSASHALFMTQPAAIADTIDQAAKTVSAKKQ; encoded by the coding sequence ATGACACGCACGACCACAACCACCGTTGCCGCAATCGCAGCCGCCGCCATATCCGCCGCAATGCCCGCAAACGCCGCCGACACCATCCCTGAAAGCCAGGCCGTCAAAAACGTTGTGCTCGTCCATGGCGCATTTGCTGATGGCTCTGGCTGGAAGGGCGTTTACGACAATCTTACGAAGCGCGGCTATCGCGTCACAATCGTCCAGAACCCTCTGACCTCGCTCGAAGACGACGTTGCCGCCACCAGACGTGCGCTCGAGCGGCAGGATGGTCCGGTCATTCTCGTCGGACATTCCTGGGGCGGTACTGTTATCACGGAGACTGGCATCGATCCGAAGGTTGCCGGTCTCGTCTATGTCTCCGCTCTCTCACCCGATGCCGGCGAAACGACGGCTCAGCAATACGAAGGATTTGCTCCGGCAGCGGAGTTCGTCATCGAGACCACAAAGGATGGTTTTGGATATGTCAGCCCGGCAAAGTTCAAGGCTGGGTTCGCTCATGACGTCAGCGATGCCGATGTTGCGTTCATGAGGGACGCGCAGGTGCCAATCAACATGTCGGCGTTCGCCACGAAGCTCGAGAATGCGGCATGGCGCACCAAGCCTAGCTGGGCTGTTATTGCCACCGAGGACAAAGCTTTTGATCAGGCCATGCTGATCCACATGGCTGAGCGCATCAAGGCGAAGATCACCAAGGTGTCGGCAAGCCACGCCTTGTTCATGACGCAGCCTGCGGCCATCGCCGATACCATTGATCAGGCCGCCAAGACCGTGTCGGCGAAAAAGCAATGA
- the chrA gene encoding chromate efflux transporter — protein sequence MLEMTEIADKAAPDSARQPYSHGIPFSEGVRVWLRVAALSFGGPAGQIAVMHRILVDEKRWIGEHRFLHALNYCMLLPGPEAQQLAVYIGWLLHRTAGGLVAGTLFVLPGFLAILGLSYVYAAFGNVTVVEGLFFGLKAAVLAVVVQAVFRIGGKALRNRLMIGIAAAAFIAIFFFRVPFPLIILAAGIIGYVGGRSGSPLFRVGGGHKAGTGPILKDEDSILGEETPIHARPNLAWSLRVSAVFFALWFVPLALLTAFLGVENVFTQIGMFFSKMAVVTFGGAYAVLAYVAQQAVEHYHWLRPGEMLDGLGMAETTPGPLIMVVQFVGFMGAYRDPGSLNPMMAATLAAILTTWVTFVPCFLWIFLGAPFIERLRNNVALTGAMSAITAAVVGVILNLAVWFGLHTLFSEVVAWNLGRLSLDVPVLSSLVLPSLVLTVAAGIAIFRFRASVIATLLACAVAGMIWTLMMS from the coding sequence ATGCTTGAGATGACCGAGATTGCCGACAAGGCCGCGCCGGATTCGGCGCGGCAGCCATACAGCCACGGCATCCCATTCAGCGAAGGCGTCCGCGTCTGGCTGAGAGTGGCCGCTCTGAGCTTCGGCGGCCCGGCCGGGCAGATCGCGGTGATGCATCGCATTCTCGTCGACGAGAAGCGTTGGATCGGCGAGCACCGCTTCCTGCACGCACTGAACTATTGCATGCTGCTGCCGGGACCGGAAGCGCAGCAGCTCGCCGTCTACATCGGCTGGCTGCTGCACCGAACCGCAGGCGGTCTCGTCGCCGGCACGCTGTTCGTTCTTCCGGGTTTTCTCGCGATTCTTGGCTTGAGTTACGTCTACGCCGCCTTCGGCAATGTCACCGTCGTCGAAGGTCTGTTCTTTGGCCTGAAGGCGGCGGTGCTTGCCGTCGTCGTTCAGGCGGTCTTCCGCATCGGCGGCAAGGCGCTCAGGAACCGGCTGATGATCGGCATTGCCGCTGCGGCCTTCATCGCCATCTTCTTCTTCCGCGTGCCGTTTCCGCTGATCATCCTGGCGGCCGGCATCATTGGCTATGTCGGCGGCCGTTCCGGTTCACCGCTCTTCCGGGTTGGTGGCGGCCACAAGGCGGGCACCGGTCCGATCCTCAAGGACGAGGATTCGATTCTCGGCGAAGAGACGCCGATCCATGCACGGCCGAACCTCGCCTGGTCGCTACGGGTGTCGGCGGTGTTCTTTGCGCTCTGGTTCGTGCCCCTGGCGCTGCTGACAGCCTTCCTCGGCGTCGAAAATGTCTTCACCCAGATCGGCATGTTCTTTAGCAAGATGGCGGTCGTCACCTTCGGCGGAGCCTATGCAGTGCTTGCCTATGTCGCGCAGCAGGCGGTTGAGCACTACCACTGGCTGAGACCGGGCGAGATGCTCGACGGTCTCGGCATGGCCGAGACGACGCCTGGCCCGCTGATCATGGTGGTTCAGTTCGTCGGCTTCATGGGAGCCTACCGGGATCCCGGATCGCTGAACCCGATGATGGCGGCGACGCTCGCCGCGATCTTGACGACCTGGGTGACCTTCGTCCCGTGCTTCCTGTGGATCTTCCTCGGCGCGCCATTCATCGAGCGGCTGCGCAACAACGTGGCGCTCACCGGCGCAATGTCGGCGATCACTGCCGCCGTCGTCGGCGTGATCCTCAACCTTGCCGTCTGGTTCGGCCTGCACACTCTGTTCTCGGAGGTCGTGGCCTGGAACCTCGGCCGGCTCTCGCTCGACGTGCCTGTGCTGAGCTCGCTGGTCCTGCCGTCCCTCGTGCTGACCGTGGCAGCAGGGATTGCAATCTTCCGGTTCCGCGCCTCGGTCATCGCGACGCTGCTGGCCTGCGCGGTCGCCGGGATGATCTGGACGCTGATGATGTCGTAA
- a CDS encoding alpha/beta fold hydrolase, which produces MCSVKDEWHRRKRRVELPGGRPIAFVDSSGSGPPLLLLHGYSDTGRSFAALEPFLAGYRLIIPDLPGHGESALGDGMRVSDFAASIDRFLAFLGISKFAVIGHSMGAMTAIELAARRRDDVTALVLLSASLRPDFGSMSPLSRGIRALRDPIDPAGHFLRDWYSCSRPVEPDFLSKMKRDAAAMPAAVWHGILECFAETDLRRTAMRVTAPVLCIGGSADPLFGSPHREALAQAFPSVRSITLEGYGHNPHWEDPQSVSALMLSFLAEARMA; this is translated from the coding sequence ATGTGCAGCGTCAAGGACGAATGGCATCGTCGCAAGCGGCGCGTCGAATTGCCAGGGGGAAGGCCGATCGCATTCGTCGACAGTAGCGGAAGCGGGCCGCCGCTTCTGCTGCTGCATGGCTATTCTGACACCGGCCGCAGCTTTGCCGCGCTTGAGCCCTTTCTTGCCGGCTACCGTCTGATCATTCCGGATCTCCCCGGACACGGGGAGTCCGCTTTGGGGGATGGGATGCGCGTCAGCGATTTTGCCGCAAGCATTGACCGGTTTCTGGCGTTTCTGGGCATTTCAAAGTTTGCCGTTATCGGCCATTCGATGGGCGCGATGACAGCGATCGAGCTTGCCGCTCGTCGTCGCGATGACGTGACCGCCCTCGTGCTTCTGTCTGCAAGCCTGAGGCCGGATTTTGGCAGCATGAGCCCGCTGTCGCGCGGAATCCGCGCACTTCGCGACCCGATAGACCCCGCGGGGCATTTTCTCCGGGACTGGTATTCCTGCAGCCGGCCTGTCGAGCCCGACTTTCTGTCGAAGATGAAAAGGGACGCGGCGGCAATGCCGGCGGCCGTTTGGCACGGCATCTTGGAGTGCTTTGCCGAAACCGATCTCCGGCGCACCGCGATGCGGGTCACCGCGCCGGTGCTCTGTATCGGTGGTTCGGCTGATCCGCTCTTTGGCAGCCCGCATCGCGAGGCACTTGCACAGGCATTCCCCTCAGTGCGATCCATCACGCTCGAGGGGTATGGACATAACCCGCATTGGGAAGACCCGCAGAGCGTTTCAGCGCTTATGCTGTCGTTTCTTGCGGAAGCAAGAATGGCCTAG
- a CDS encoding GMC family oxidoreductase, with protein MKLYTHDENVPANTSFAHNTVGDVFDFIVCGAGSSGSVVAARLAENGNASVLLLEAGGDHKSETVSNPAQWPLNLGSSRDWGFVGQPTPGLDGRRLPLSMGKGLGGGSSINVMVWARGHKEDWNHFAAEAGDDAWGYQSILGYYRRIENWQGAPDPTRRGVGGPAYVAQPTSPQPVAEALLNAASAIGIPLYNTTNGEMMEASGGASIAELRIREGKRETVFESYVDPLLSRPNLMVITEALVTRLIFDGKRVRGVEALIDGRRRQFMAHCETVLSLGAINTPKVLMQSGIGPENELQSHGIPVVQHLPGVGRNHQDHLAFGCTWAYRKPEAVGGSGCEANLYWKSDARLSQPDVLQCQLEFAVPSPLEAGLETPEHGWTMFNGLAQPKSRGRLRLSGPDINDPVLIEPNSLSEPEDMAAALAAVELCRELGNSDGFRPLVTGETAPGQRDRSGMIDFIRRSAVTYWHQSCTAKMGRDNMSVVDNELKVYGIDGLRIADSSIMPRITTGNTMAPCVVIGERAAVLIRNTHGLIAVSEPVAQSI; from the coding sequence GTGAAACTGTATACCCATGATGAAAATGTACCTGCAAATACGTCTTTCGCGCACAACACGGTCGGCGATGTCTTCGACTTCATCGTCTGCGGCGCTGGGTCCAGCGGCTCGGTTGTTGCAGCGCGCCTGGCAGAGAATGGAAACGCGAGCGTTCTCCTGCTCGAAGCAGGTGGAGATCATAAATCCGAGACAGTCTCGAACCCTGCGCAATGGCCGTTGAATCTTGGCTCCAGCCGGGACTGGGGCTTCGTTGGACAACCGACACCTGGTCTGGATGGCCGACGACTTCCTCTCAGCATGGGCAAAGGGCTTGGCGGCGGTTCGAGCATCAACGTCATGGTATGGGCCAGGGGACATAAGGAAGATTGGAATCACTTTGCCGCAGAGGCCGGGGATGACGCCTGGGGCTATCAGTCGATCCTTGGCTACTATCGCCGGATCGAAAACTGGCAAGGCGCTCCGGACCCTACTCGTCGCGGGGTAGGTGGGCCTGCATATGTGGCGCAGCCTACTTCTCCGCAGCCAGTGGCGGAGGCCCTGTTGAACGCGGCATCTGCCATAGGGATACCTCTCTATAATACCACGAACGGCGAAATGATGGAGGCATCTGGCGGTGCATCGATTGCTGAACTGCGTATCCGGGAGGGCAAGCGGGAAACCGTGTTTGAATCCTATGTTGATCCGCTGCTGTCGCGTCCAAATTTGATGGTGATCACCGAGGCGTTGGTTACGCGTCTCATCTTCGATGGTAAGCGGGTAAGAGGTGTGGAAGCTCTAATCGACGGTCGGCGACGCCAGTTCATGGCGCATTGCGAAACGGTGCTGTCACTTGGCGCGATCAATACGCCGAAGGTCCTTATGCAGTCCGGAATCGGCCCGGAAAACGAACTGCAATCGCATGGCATCCCAGTCGTGCAACACCTGCCGGGTGTTGGTCGCAATCATCAGGATCATCTCGCCTTCGGCTGCACCTGGGCCTACCGAAAACCGGAAGCAGTGGGCGGTAGCGGCTGCGAGGCAAACCTCTACTGGAAGAGTGACGCACGTCTGTCCCAGCCTGACGTCCTCCAGTGCCAGTTGGAGTTCGCCGTCCCGTCGCCGCTTGAGGCCGGTCTCGAAACACCGGAGCACGGCTGGACCATGTTCAATGGTCTCGCACAGCCGAAAAGCCGCGGCCGATTGAGGCTCTCTGGCCCCGATATAAACGACCCCGTCCTGATTGAACCGAACTCACTCAGTGAGCCGGAAGACATGGCAGCCGCGTTGGCCGCAGTGGAATTATGCCGCGAACTTGGAAACAGCGATGGCTTTAGACCTTTGGTGACGGGCGAAACCGCTCCGGGGCAGCGCGACAGATCAGGAATGATCGACTTTATCCGGCGCTCAGCAGTCACCTATTGGCATCAGTCCTGCACAGCCAAGATGGGACGCGACAACATGTCGGTGGTCGACAATGAACTCAAGGTATACGGTATCGACGGCCTCCGTATCGCGGATTCTTCGATCATGCCCCGGATCACCACTGGCAACACGATGGCGCCATGCGTTGTCATCGGAGAGCGGGCCGCCGTTTTGATCCGAAACACACACGGTCTGATAGCTGTGAGCGAACCTGTCGCCCAGTCCATTTGA
- a CDS encoding molybdopterin-dependent oxidoreductase, with translation MSLRKAGAGNLAAGVKRTAREVLLVGADSGGVDTNKKTASPGPIALARSLPLEKAMADSTILAYSMNKEALTRDHGYPLRAVVGGWFGMAWVKWITDITVVEQPFLGYWQARDYFRWERSLGEPRLVPLAEMQVKAQIARPVQGAHLIAGQPYRIFGAAWSGEAVIRQVQVCTGDGRGWREGRLLETERPFAWRLWEYMWTPEEVGRYILRCRAIDGAGCVQPELPRSDCESYAANWIVPVEVTAVPEPQTYEEEFVI, from the coding sequence ATCAGCCTGCGGAAGGCCGGTGCGGGCAATCTTGCCGCGGGCGTTAAGCGAACCGCACGTGAGGTTCTGCTCGTAGGCGCAGACAGCGGCGGCGTCGACACGAACAAGAAAACGGCTTCTCCCGGCCCCATCGCTCTTGCGCGCAGTTTACCGCTTGAGAAGGCAATGGCTGACAGCACGATCCTTGCCTATTCGATGAACAAGGAGGCGTTGACGCGCGATCACGGCTACCCGCTACGCGCGGTCGTGGGTGGCTGGTTCGGCATGGCTTGGGTCAAGTGGATCACGGATATCACGGTTGTGGAGCAACCGTTCCTTGGCTACTGGCAGGCGCGCGACTATTTCCGTTGGGAGCGCAGCCTCGGGGAACCCAGGCTGGTCCCGCTTGCGGAGATGCAGGTCAAAGCGCAGATCGCGCGTCCCGTGCAGGGGGCGCATCTCATCGCCGGCCAACCGTATCGGATTTTCGGAGCCGCCTGGAGCGGAGAGGCTGTTATCCGGCAGGTGCAGGTCTGCACCGGAGATGGCAGGGGCTGGCGCGAGGGAAGGCTCCTCGAAACAGAACGTCCCTTTGCATGGCGCTTGTGGGAGTACATGTGGACCCCTGAAGAAGTAGGGCGATATATACTGCGATGTCGCGCGATCGATGGGGCGGGGTGCGTGCAGCCCGAGCTCCCGCGTTCCGACTGCGAGAGCTACGCGGCCAATTGGATCGTTCCGGTGGAGGTTACGGCCGTTCCCGAGCCACAGACGTACGAGGAGGAATTCGTGATCTAA
- the choX gene encoding choline ABC transporter substrate-binding protein produces MERSLKAGTAAFALIAIAAPVFAAEPESRKIVRLAEPGWNDLAFTTGVGLTLLKALGYEAKSQLLGIDVIYTSLKSKDLDVFLGYWHPAMVAYYKPYKEEGSVETVRTNLEGAKYTFAVPSYVWEAGVRDFSDLQKFADKFERKLYGIEPGSNQLMLDAIEDPALGLEEWEVVESSEQGMLSEVVRRTRDKSFIVFQGWAPHPMNTVFDMKYLTGGDKFYGPNFGAATVSTQVRKGYLQECPNVAKLLNNLVFDVEYENRGMAYIMNDGMEPEEAALQSVKDEPQRLETWLTGVSTFDGQAGLAAVKAALGL; encoded by the coding sequence ATGGAGCGATCTTTAAAAGCTGGGACGGCGGCGTTTGCTCTCATCGCCATTGCCGCTCCTGTGTTTGCGGCAGAGCCGGAAAGCCGCAAAATAGTGCGGTTGGCTGAGCCGGGTTGGAATGATCTTGCCTTCACCACCGGGGTCGGTCTGACCTTGCTGAAGGCGCTGGGCTACGAGGCGAAGAGCCAGCTTCTCGGTATCGACGTCATCTACACGAGCCTGAAGAGCAAGGACCTCGACGTGTTTCTCGGCTATTGGCACCCGGCCATGGTCGCTTACTACAAGCCGTACAAGGAGGAGGGCTCGGTCGAGACGGTTCGGACTAATCTCGAGGGTGCCAAATACACCTTCGCCGTTCCGAGCTACGTCTGGGAGGCTGGCGTCAGGGACTTTTCCGACCTGCAGAAGTTCGCCGATAAGTTCGAACGGAAGCTCTACGGCATCGAGCCAGGCTCGAACCAACTGATGCTCGACGCGATCGAGGATCCAGCCCTCGGGCTTGAGGAATGGGAAGTGGTGGAGTCGAGCGAGCAGGGCATGCTCTCGGAAGTGGTTCGTCGGACACGCGACAAGTCGTTCATCGTCTTCCAGGGTTGGGCGCCCCATCCGATGAATACCGTCTTCGACATGAAGTATCTGACTGGCGGTGACAAGTTCTATGGCCCGAATTTCGGTGCGGCAACGGTCTCCACCCAAGTGCGCAAGGGCTACCTGCAGGAGTGCCCCAATGTCGCAAAGCTTTTGAACAACCTCGTTTTCGATGTCGAATACGAGAACCGCGGCATGGCCTACATCATGAACGATGGAATGGAGCCGGAAGAAGCGGCTCTGCAATCGGTAAAGGACGAGCCACAGCGGTTGGAAACCTGGCTGACCGGCGTATCAACTTTCGACGGCCAAGCGGGCCTCGCCGCGGTTAAGGCAGCGCTCGGCCTGTGA
- a CDS encoding c-type cytochrome, whose product MIDGKADARTYNGYRRYHGGCSHCHGPDGVGSTFASSLVDRPLDIETFRRIVRDGQSSSGSSVMKGFATDPNFAPYIDDIYAYLQARADGALGRGRPKRMEP is encoded by the coding sequence GTGATCGACGGCAAGGCCGATGCCCGGACCTACAACGGATACCGTCGTTATCATGGCGGCTGCAGCCATTGCCACGGCCCGGATGGTGTCGGCTCGACCTTCGCCTCCTCGCTCGTCGATCGGCCGCTCGATATCGAAACGTTCAGGCGTATCGTTCGCGACGGCCAGAGCAGTAGCGGGAGTTCGGTTATGAAAGGCTTTGCCACCGATCCCAATTTCGCTCCTTACATCGACGACATCTACGCCTATCTGCAGGCCCGCGCCGACGGCGCTCTTGGCCGCGGACGACCGAAAAGAATGGAGCCGTAG
- a CDS encoding helix-turn-helix domain-containing protein, producing the protein MTERVYEFSTLVVRRRLILELLRRADKPDETASAVFIDPAPTHFELAASISTHREAVSREMSALGKKGLIERRGHRLLLCDLAALEMLAGKEE; encoded by the coding sequence ATGACCGAGCGGGTTTACGAGTTCAGCACGTTGGTCGTGCGCAGGCGTCTCATCCTCGAATTGCTCCGCCGTGCGGACAAGCCGGATGAAACCGCCAGCGCGGTCTTCATAGACCCGGCGCCCACCCATTTCGAACTGGCGGCCTCAATCAGCACGCACAGGGAGGCGGTCTCTCGCGAGATGAGCGCTCTAGGCAAGAAGGGGCTCATCGAGCGACGCGGGCATCGGCTCCTGCTCTGCGACCTTGCGGCTCTCGAAATGCTCGCGGGAAAAGAGGAGTAG
- a CDS encoding MarR family winged helix-turn-helix transcriptional regulator, whose product MTKPHNDPPPLHDQLCYAIYTAGIAIQRAYKPLLDELGLTYPQYLVLNVLWSEDEQTVGAIANTLALESSTLTPLLKRLETSGLLRRTRNLSNERQVVIALTEEGRALQHKAGCLSDTLLAASTQTPPELAALNRDVRYLRNAIYSQIGGWDTPA is encoded by the coding sequence ATGACCAAACCCCATAATGATCCACCGCCATTGCACGATCAGTTGTGCTACGCGATTTACACTGCTGGCATCGCCATTCAGCGCGCCTACAAGCCCCTCCTCGACGAATTGGGCCTGACTTACCCGCAGTATCTCGTGCTCAACGTTTTGTGGAGCGAAGATGAGCAAACGGTCGGCGCCATTGCCAACACCCTTGCACTGGAATCCAGCACGCTTACACCACTCTTGAAGCGCCTTGAGACATCCGGCTTGTTGCGCAGGACCCGAAACCTCAGCAACGAGCGGCAAGTGGTGATCGCGTTGACCGAAGAAGGTCGGGCATTGCAGCACAAGGCAGGCTGCCTCAGCGACACGTTGCTTGCAGCTTCGACCCAGACGCCCCCGGAGTTGGCCGCTTTGAACCGCGACGTGCGCTATCTCCGCAACGCGATCTACTCCCAGATTGGCGGGTGGGACACACCCGCCTGA
- a CDS encoding SRPBCC family protein: MTKETISFVYVTYIRATPEKVFEAITRPDIARRYWGHENVSDWKPGSRWEHIRANDERSVELVGEVVEHTPPRRLVITWANASDADNPAKYSRVTCSLVPFDGMVQLTVSHDELEAGSGMAAGISKGWPVVLSSLKSFLETGEAIDVFAKPRHTEHAA, from the coding sequence ATGACCAAAGAGACGATCAGCTTTGTTTACGTGACCTACATCCGAGCGACGCCGGAGAAAGTCTTCGAGGCGATTACGAGGCCAGACATCGCGCGCCGCTACTGGGGGCACGAGAACGTCTCCGACTGGAAGCCCGGTTCGAGATGGGAGCACATCCGCGCCAATGACGAGCGGAGCGTCGAACTGGTCGGCGAAGTGGTCGAGCACACGCCGCCCCGGCGTCTCGTCATCACCTGGGCCAATGCGTCCGATGCCGACAACCCCGCGAAATACAGCCGGGTGACTTGCAGCCTCGTTCCTTTTGACGGCATGGTGCAACTGACCGTCAGCCATGACGAGCTCGAAGCCGGCAGCGGAATGGCAGCGGGCATCAGCAAAGGGTGGCCGGTCGTGCTGTCCAGTCTCAAATCCTTCCTCGAAACGGGTGAGGCGATCGACGTCTTCGCGAAGCCGCGCCACACCGAACATGCAGCCTGA